In the Streptomyces sp. WMMC940 genome, GCCAATTCGACGCCGCGTTCTTCGGGATATCGCCGCGCGAGGCGCTCGCGATGGACCCTCAGCAGCGGCAGCTCCTCGAGGTCTCCTGGGAGGCCCTCGAACGAGTCGGCATCGACCCGAACTCCGTACGCGGCACTGACATCGGCGTGTTCGCCGGCATGGTCCACCAGGACTACGCGCCCGACCTCAGCGGCCTCGAAGGCTTTCTCAGCCTGGAGCGCGCCCTGGGCACCGCGGGCGGCGTCGCCTCGGGACGGGTCGCCTACACACTCGGCCTCGAAGGCCCCGCCGTCACCGTCGACACCATGTGTTCCTCCTCCATGGTTGCCATCCACCTGGCCGCCCAGGCACTGCGGCGCGGCGAGTGCTCCATGGCTTTGGCCGGCGGCGCCACCGTGATGGCGACCCCCGGCGGGTTCGTCGGCTTCGCCCGGCAGCGCGGCCTCGCCTTCGACGGCCGCTGCAAGTCGTACGCGGCCTGCGCGGACGGCTCCAGCTGGGCCGAAGGCGCAGGTGTGATCCTGCTTGAGCGGCTGTCGGAGGCACGCCGCAACGGACACCGGGTCCTCGCGGTGATCCGCGGCTCCGCCCTCAACCAGGACGGCGCTTCCAACGGCCTGACCGCGCCCAACGGGCCCGCGCAGCAGCGCGTCATCCGCAAGGCGCTGGAGAGCGCCGACCTCACTACGGCCGACATCGACATGGTCGAGGGCCACGGCACCGGCACCGTTCTTGGTGACCCGATCGAGGCGCAGGCCCTGATCGCCACGTACGGCCAGGAACGGTCGGAGGACCGGCCGCTGTGGCTCGGCTCGGTCAAGTCGGTGATCGGCCACACCCAGGCCGCCTCCGGTGTGGCCGGAGTGATCAACATGGTGCAGGCGCTGCGGCACGGTGTCATGCCCGCCACCCGGCACGTCGACGCCCCCACCTCGCAGGTGGACTGGACGGCGGGCTCGGTGGAGCTGCTGACGGAGGCCCGTGCGTGGCCGGAGGTGGGCCGGCCGCGCCGGGCCGGTGTGTCTTCGTTCGGTGCCAGCGGTACGAACGCCCACCTGATCCTGGAGCAGGCGCTGGAAGAAGAGCCCGCCGCAGAAACTGCCTCCGGCCCCTCGCCGGCTCCAGCGGTCGACGGCGTGGTGCCGCTGGTGCTGTCGGCGGCCACGGCCGCCTCGCTCACCGGCCAGGCGGAGCGTCTGCTGTCGTTCGTCGAGGCGTCCGGCACGGTCGCGCTCGCCGACGTGGCGGCCGTATTGGCCACCGGCCGGGCGACGCTCGCCGAGCGCGCGGTCGTCGTGGCCGACTCGCCCGAGGAGGCCCTGGCGGGCCTGGGCGCGCTGGCGCGCGGCGAAGCCGCACACACGGTGGCCGTCGGCAGCGCGTCGACGCCGGGCGGGGCCGGAAAGGTCGTGCTCGTCTTTCCAGGGCAGGGTTCGCAATGGACCGGCATGGGCCGCGAACTCCTCGATTCCTCAACGGTGTTCGCGCAGCGGATCGCTGAGTGCGCGGCGGCGCTTGAGCGGTGGGTCGACTGGTCGCTGGTGGATGTGCTGCGAGGGGATGTTCCGGCCGAACTCCTGGAGCGCGTGGATGTGCTGCAGCCTGCGAGCTTCGCCGTGATGATCGGCCTTGCCGCCGTCTGGTCGTCGGTCGGTGTGGTGCCGGATGCGGTGGTCGGTCACTCGCAGGGTGAGATCGCTGCCGCGTGCGTGTCGGGCGCGCTGTCCCTGGAGAACGCCGCTCGCATTGTGGCGGTACGCAGTCAGGTCATCGCCGCAAGCCTGGCGGGCCGTGGCGGTATGGCGTCGGTGGCGCTGTCCGAGGCAGAGGCCGTCGAGCGTCTGGAGCGGTGGGCCGGCCGGATCGAGGTCGCGGCGGTCAACGGTCCGGTGTCAGTGGTGATCGCCGGTGACGCCGAAGCCCTCGACGAGGCCGTCGACGCGCTGGAGGACCAAGGCGTACGCGTGCGCCGTATCGCAGTCGACTACGCCTCGCACACCCGGCATGTCGAAGCCGTCCAGGAGATCCTGAGCGAGGCCTTCGCCGACATCCGCAGCCAGGCTCCCGCCATGCCGTTCCTCTCCACCGTGACCGGTGAGTGGATTCGCGAGGCGGGTGTCCTCGACGGCGGCTACTGGTACCGCAACCTGCGCCGGCAGGTCCGCTTCGGTCCCACGATCGCTGACCTCCTGGCCGACGGTCACACCGTGTTCGTGGAGTCCAGCGCCCACCCCGTCCTGGTCCAGCCGATCAGCGAGATCGTGGTCGGCGCCGAGGCCGACGCCGTCGTGACCGGCTCCCTGCGCCGTGAAGACGGCGGCCCGCGCCGCCTGTTCACCTCGATGGCCGAGCTCTTCGTCCGAGGCGTCCACGTCGACTGGAGCGGCGTCCTCGCGGCCCGAGCCGACGCCGGCCGCATCGACCTCCCGACATACGCCTTCGATCACCAGCACTACTGGATCCAGCTGACCGGCACCGCCGACGACGCCGTCTCGCTCGGCCTGACCGGCACCGATCACCCGCTGCTCGGCGCGGTGGTCCCGCTGCCGCAGTCCGACGGTCTGGTCCTCACCTCCCGAGTCTCCCTGCGCACCCACCCGTGGCTCGCGGACCACGCCATCGCGGGCGCGGTCGTCGTACCCGGAACCATCTACGTGGATCTGGCGGTGCGAGCCGGCGACGAGTTCGGCTGCGGTGTCCTGGAGGAACTCGTCATCGAGTCACCGCTCGTGCTGCCCGAGCACGGCGGCGTCCGAATCCAGGTAGCCGTCAGCGGCGCCGGCCCCAACGGCTCGCGCACCGTGGATGTCTACTCCCTCCGCGAGGACACCTCCGACGAGGCGGGACAGGGGGGATGGACCCGGCATGCCACCGGCCTGCTCTCCAACGCCACCCCGGCCGACGGTACGACGCCCGCCGTCGACTTCGCCGCCTGGCCCCCGGCCGGCGCGCAGCCCGTCGCCATCGACCACTTCTACTCGGATCTGGCCGCCCGCGGATACGCCTACGGTCCGGCCTTCCAAGGCCTGCGCGGCGTGTGGCGGCGCGGCGACGAACTGTTCGCCGAGGCTGTCCTGCCGCCCGAGCAGCGCGAGAACGCCGACCGGTTCGGCATCCACCCGGCCCTGCTCGACGCCGCCCTGCACACCAACGCCTTCGCCAACCCCGACGACGACCGCAAAGTTCTGCCCTTTGCCTGGAACAGTCTTGTCCTGCACGCCCTGGGCGCCTCCGCCCTGCGCGTACGAGTCGCCCCGAGCGGCCCGGACGCGCTCTCGTTCCAGGCAGCCGACGAGACCGGCGACCTCGTCCTGACCATGGACTCGCTGGTATCCCTGCCGGTCACCGCCGAGCAGCTCGGCGCCGACGCGGTCGGCCGGGAGAGCCGCGACTCGCTGTTCCGGGTGGAGTGGACCGAGCTGCCGGCCCCTGAGGGTGCCTCGGCCCCCGCCTCCTGGGTGCCTCTGGTCACCGTGGACGACGTGACGGCGCTCGCCGCTCGCGAGACGCTGCCGCCGGTTGCCGTCCTTACGGCGATGACCGGTGACGGCGAGGACCCGCTCGGCCTCACCACGCGCGTTGTGGCCGTGCTCCAGGCCTGGCTGGTAGCCCCGGCTTTGGAGAGCGGCAAGCTGGTGGTCGTGACCCGGGGTGCGGTGCCGGCTGGTGGGGATGCTGACGTCACGGACCCGGCAGGCGCCGCCGTCTGGGGCCTGATCCGCGCCGCCCAGGCCGAGAACCCCGACCGCATCGTGCTCGTCGACCTCGACCCCGCCGACTCCGCCGGAGCGGGTCCCGTCCTTGGGCCCGTGCTCGCCACAGCGGAGCCGCTGGTCGCCGTCCGCGGCACGGCTGCTCTGTCCGCCCCGCGTCTGGTACGCGCGGCCGCCGTCGAGACCGAGCCCGCTGTCGACGCCGACGCTGGTGCCGAGACCAAGACCGAGAGTGTGTACGCCTTCGCCCCCGGGGGCACCGTCCTGGTCACCGGTGGCACTGGCTCCCTGGGGGCCCTGGTCGCCCGGCACCTGGTGGCTGAGCACGGTGTGCGGCATCTGCTGTTGGTCAGTCGGCGTGGTCCGGACGCGGAGGGTGCGGCGGAACTGGTTGCCGAGCTTGGCGAGTCGGGTGCGGTGGTGAGGGTCTGCGCGTGTGATGTCGCTGACCGGGACGCGGTGGCGGCTCTTTTGGCGGCTGTGCCTGCCGAGCACCCGCTCACTGGTGTCGTGCACCTGGCCGGTGTGTTGGACGACGGTGTGATCGGCGCGCTGACGCCGGAACGTATCGAGGGAGTCTTCGCTCCGAAGGTCACTGCCGTTCGCCACTTGGACGAGCTGACCCGTGAACTTGCCCCGCAACTTGCCTCGTTCGCTGTGTTCTCCTCGGCTGCCGCTCTGCTGGGCTCGGCCGGCCAGGGCAGCTACGCCGCTGCCAACTCCTACCTCGACGCGCTCATGGCCCATCGGCGGGCCGCCGGCCTGCCCGGTGTCTCGATGGCCTGGGGCCTGTGGGAGCAGAGCACCGGCCTGACCGCCCACCTCAGCGAGACCGACCAGGCCCGCATGAGCCGCGGCGGTGTCCTGCCCCTCACCCCCGCCGAGGCCCTCGCCCTGCTCGACACCGGCCTGCGAGCCGAACACACCCTCCTCGTACCGATCAAGCTCGACCTGCGGTCCTTGCGTGCCGACGCGGCCTCCGGCGGCACCGTCCCGCACCTGCTGCGCGGCCTGGTGCGCAGTGGCCGCCGCCTCGCACGCGCCGGCGCAGGCGACGGCAGTGACCTGCTTCGGCGCCTCGCCGGACTGTCCGAGGCCGAACAGGAAGCCGTCCTCCTCGGCATCGTGCAGGCCGAAGCCACCGCGGTCCTCGGCTTCAACGCCGCCGAACTCGCCCAAGGCACACGAGGGTTCAGCGAGATCGGCTTCGACTCGCTCACCGCGGTCGAACTCCGCAACAGGCTTGGCGCCGCCACCGGCGTCAAGCTCCCCGCCACCCTCATCTTCGACTACCCCACCCCGGTGGCACTCGCCCGCTACCTGCGCGAGGAGCTCGGCAACGACACGGCCGGCGCCACCGCCACCCCCGTCGCCCTCACCGCCGAGCCCGACGAGCCCATCGCCATCGTCGGCATGGCCTGCCGCCTGCCCGGCGGCGTCGACGACCCCGACGGCCTCTGGCGTCTGGTGGCCGAGGGCCGCGACGGCATGGCGGCCCTCCCGGACGACCGCGGCTGGGACCTCGACGGCCTGTTCGACGCCGACCCCGACAAACCCGGCACGGCCTACGTCCACAAGGGCGGATTCCTGCACAGCGCCGCCCAGTTCGACGCCGGCTTCTTCGGCATCTCGCCGCGCGAGGCGCTCGCCATGGATCCACAGCAGCGGCTCCTCCTCGAAACCTCGTGGGAGGCCCTGGAACGGGCCGGCATCGACCCCCACTCCGCGCGCGGCGACAACATCGGTGTCTTCTCGGGCGTCTCCATCCACGACTACGTCGAGTCCCTCAGCAACATGCCCGACGAACTCGAAGGCTTCGTCACGACGGCCACCGCCGGCAGCGTGGCCTCCGGCCGGGTGTCCTACGTGTTCGGCTTCGAGGGCCCCTCGGTGACCGTCGACACGGCCTGCTCCTCGTCCCTCGTCGCCATCCACCTCGCTGCCCAGGCACTGCGTCAGGGCGAATGCTCGCTCGCCCTCGCAGGCGGTGTCGCCGTCATGGGCTCACCCATAGGACTGCGCGGCATGTCGCGCCAGCGCGGCCTCGCCGCCGACGGCCGGGTCAAGGCGTTCTCGGCCGGTGCCGACGGCACCATCCTGTCCGAGGGCGTCGGCATCGTCGTACTGGAACGCCTCTCGGAGGCCCGCAGGCGCGGCCACCGGGTGCTCGCGGTCGTCCGCAGCTCGGCCGTGAACCAGGACGGCGCCTCGAACGGCCTGACCGCCCCCAACGGGCCCTCGCAGCAGCGGGTCATCCGCAAGGCGCTCGCCAACGGTGGCCTCGCCGCGGCCGACATCGACGTCGTGGAGGCGCACGGCACCGGCACGGAGCTCGGCGACCCCATCGAGGCGCAGGCCCTGCTCGCCACGTACGGCCGGGACCGGGACCCGGAGCGCCCGCTCTGGCTGGGCTCGCTCAAGTCCAACGTAGGTCACACGCAGGCCGCGGCCGGTGTCTCCGCCGTGATCAAGATGGTGCAGGCGCTGCGACACGGCATCATGCCGCCCACGCTCAACGTGACGGAGCCGACGCCCCAGGTCGACTGGACGGCGGGCGCGGTCGAACTGCTCACCGAGGCCCGCGCGTGGCCGGAGGAGGGCAGGCCGCGCCGCGCCGGTGTCTCCAGTTTCGGCATCAGCGGCACGAACGCGCACCTGATCCTGGAACAGGCACCGGAGGAGCAGCCCGCGGCGCCGGCCGCATCGACCGCCGGAGTGGTTCCGCTGGTCGTGTCCGCCGCCTCGACGGCATCCCTGGCGGGGCAGGCCGCGCGCCTCGCCTCGTTCCTTGAGACGGCGGAGACGTCCGAGACGGCTGAGATGGCTGAGACCGCGCCGCTGGACGCCGTGGCGGCGACGCTGATGACACGACGGGCGCTGCTCTCCGACCGTGCGGTGGTCTTGGCCGGTTCGCGGGGTGAGGCTGTGGCGGGTCTGGGGGCGTTGGCGCGGGGCGCGTCCCTTCCCGGTCTGGTCACTGGCAGCGCGGTGGGTGCGGGGCGGACGGTGTTGGTGT is a window encoding:
- a CDS encoding type I polyketide synthase, yielding MTAPDEQIVNALRASLKENTRLQQENQRLSESSAEPIAIVSMACRYAGGIRTPEDLWRVVTDGTDVYTTFPEDRGWDLEGIYHPDPDNPGTTYVREGAFLHDAGQFDAAFFGISPREALAMDPQQRQLLEVSWEALERVGIDPNSVRGTDIGVFAGMVHQDYAPDLSGLEGFLSLERALGTAGGVASGRVAYTLGLEGPAVTVDTMCSSSMVAIHLAAQALRRGECSMALAGGATVMATPGGFVGFARQRGLAFDGRCKSYAACADGSSWAEGAGVILLERLSEARRNGHRVLAVIRGSALNQDGASNGLTAPNGPAQQRVIRKALESADLTTADIDMVEGHGTGTVLGDPIEAQALIATYGQERSEDRPLWLGSVKSVIGHTQAASGVAGVINMVQALRHGVMPATRHVDAPTSQVDWTAGSVELLTEARAWPEVGRPRRAGVSSFGASGTNAHLILEQALEEEPAAETASGPSPAPAVDGVVPLVLSAATAASLTGQAERLLSFVEASGTVALADVAAVLATGRATLAERAVVVADSPEEALAGLGALARGEAAHTVAVGSASTPGGAGKVVLVFPGQGSQWTGMGRELLDSSTVFAQRIAECAAALERWVDWSLVDVLRGDVPAELLERVDVLQPASFAVMIGLAAVWSSVGVVPDAVVGHSQGEIAAACVSGALSLENAARIVAVRSQVIAASLAGRGGMASVALSEAEAVERLERWAGRIEVAAVNGPVSVVIAGDAEALDEAVDALEDQGVRVRRIAVDYASHTRHVEAVQEILSEAFADIRSQAPAMPFLSTVTGEWIREAGVLDGGYWYRNLRRQVRFGPTIADLLADGHTVFVESSAHPVLVQPISEIVVGAEADAVVTGSLRREDGGPRRLFTSMAELFVRGVHVDWSGVLAARADAGRIDLPTYAFDHQHYWIQLTGTADDAVSLGLTGTDHPLLGAVVPLPQSDGLVLTSRVSLRTHPWLADHAIAGAVVVPGTIYVDLAVRAGDEFGCGVLEELVIESPLVLPEHGGVRIQVAVSGAGPNGSRTVDVYSLREDTSDEAGQGGWTRHATGLLSNATPADGTTPAVDFAAWPPAGAQPVAIDHFYSDLAARGYAYGPAFQGLRGVWRRGDELFAEAVLPPEQRENADRFGIHPALLDAALHTNAFANPDDDRKVLPFAWNSLVLHALGASALRVRVAPSGPDALSFQAADETGDLVLTMDSLVSLPVTAEQLGADAVGRESRDSLFRVEWTELPAPEGASAPASWVPLVTVDDVTALAARETLPPVAVLTAMTGDGEDPLGLTTRVVAVLQAWLVAPALESGKLVVVTRGAVPAGGDADVTDPAGAAVWGLIRAAQAENPDRIVLVDLDPADSAGAGPVLGPVLATAEPLVAVRGTAALSAPRLVRAAAVETEPAVDADAGAETKTESVYAFAPGGTVLVTGGTGSLGALVARHLVAEHGVRHLLLVSRRGPDAEGAAELVAELGESGAVVRVCACDVADRDAVAALLAAVPAEHPLTGVVHLAGVLDDGVIGALTPERIEGVFAPKVTAVRHLDELTRELAPQLASFAVFSSAAALLGSAGQGSYAAANSYLDALMAHRRAAGLPGVSMAWGLWEQSTGLTAHLSETDQARMSRGGVLPLTPAEALALLDTGLRAEHTLLVPIKLDLRSLRADAASGGTVPHLLRGLVRSGRRLARAGAGDGSDLLRRLAGLSEAEQEAVLLGIVQAEATAVLGFNAAELAQGTRGFSEIGFDSLTAVELRNRLGAATGVKLPATLIFDYPTPVALARYLREELGNDTAGATATPVALTAEPDEPIAIVGMACRLPGGVDDPDGLWRLVAEGRDGMAALPDDRGWDLDGLFDADPDKPGTAYVHKGGFLHSAAQFDAGFFGISPREALAMDPQQRLLLETSWEALERAGIDPHSARGDNIGVFSGVSIHDYVESLSNMPDELEGFVTTATAGSVASGRVSYVFGFEGPSVTVDTACSSSLVAIHLAAQALRQGECSLALAGGVAVMGSPIGLRGMSRQRGLAADGRVKAFSAGADGTILSEGVGIVVLERLSEARRRGHRVLAVVRSSAVNQDGASNGLTAPNGPSQQRVIRKALANGGLAAADIDVVEAHGTGTELGDPIEAQALLATYGRDRDPERPLWLGSLKSNVGHTQAAAGVSAVIKMVQALRHGIMPPTLNVTEPTPQVDWTAGAVELLTEARAWPEEGRPRRAGVSSFGISGTNAHLILEQAPEEQPAAPAASTAGVVPLVVSAASTASLAGQAARLASFLETAETSETAEMAETAPLDAVAATLMTRRALLSDRAVVLAGSRGEAVAGLGALARGASLPGLVTGSAVGAGRTVLVFPGQGSQWVGMGRELLDSSPVFAERVGECAAALGRWVDWSLVDVLRGDVPAALLERVDVVQPASFAVMVGLAAVWASVGVVPDAVVGHSQGEIAAACVSGALSLEDAAQVVAVRSQVIAASLAGRGGMASVALPEAEVAERIERWAGRVEVAAVNGPSSVVIAGDAEALDEALEVLAANGVRVRRVAVDYASHTRHVEAIEDVLTTAFTDIRAQAPLIPFYSTVTGEWVKEADVLDGAYWYRNLRGQVRFGPAIADLLGEGYSVFVESSAHPVLVQPVSEIVDHVDDMGWSSVVVGGSLRREEGGLGRLLTSMAELFVRGVPVDWAGVLPAIAVDTQVDLPTYAFDHEHYWLRSAPAVDAVALGQAGVDHPLLGAVVAVPETGGVLCTSRLSLRTHPWLADHAVSGVVLVPGTGLVELVVRAGDEVGCGVVEELVIEAPLVVPEQGGVRVQVAVGGLEEDGARAVTVYSASEDTAGDHDSDVWTRHATGRLRPALAGSTGTAGFDVSVWPPVGAERVPLDVAGFYEEMFDRGYVFGPSFKGLRAVWRRGEEVFAEVVLPDEQRDNAVRFGIHPALFDAALHARSLVRPDEVAAGEGGSRTVLPFSWNDVALYATGASALRVRLVSPGPDVLSLQAADETGEPVLSMDSLVFREVSAERLGAAAGAAGDDGSLFRVEWTELPAPEGASAPASWVPLVTVDDVTALAARETLPPVAVLTAMTGDGEDPLGLTTRVVAVLQAWLVAPALESGKLVVVTRGAVPAGGDADVRDPAGAAVWGLVRAAQSENPDRIVLLDTATGSGLDVTGVEMGPVLAAVLATGEPQIAVRGTVLSAPRLVRDTSGAAVPDISDVPAVFDSEGTVLVTGGTGSLGALVARHLVAEHGVRHLLLVSRRGPDAEGAAELVAELGESGAVVRVCACDVADRDAVAALLAAVPAEHPLTGVVHLAGVLDDGVIGALTPERIEGVFAPKVTAVRHLDELTRELAPQLASFAVFSSAAALLGSAGQGSYAAANSYLDALMAHRRAAGLPGVSMAWGLWEQSTGLTAHLSETDQARMSRGGVLPLTPAEGMGLFDAALRGPAALVVPMKLDLRRLRADAVAGRGLPGLLGGLVQSGRRQAGAGDSGGGLAARLAGLTSQEQEALLLDFVRGHVAVVLGHAGIAKVGAETAFKDSGFDSLTSVELRNRLRGATGLKLAATVVFDYPNPLALARYLHRELGTTTQSAAATHPLLAELSRLDATLAETPADDSVRAQVTARLQGLLASWSLANGTPSAEEELDFDAASDDELFDLIDSEFGN